The genomic segment GAACCGGACAATTGATTATAATATCCGTTTTTTTAATTTTATAGTCGGATTCCATAATCTGTTTAACCGAACGAATAGATTGAGGAATAAAATTCTTTGGTACTATAACATATACAACTTTCCATAAGGGTGTATAATCTTCGTCTATTGGAACTACATCAATCACATTATCCTGCCCTTTAACTCTTATGGGATTTCCTTCATCATCAAAACCATATATAAATTGATAAATGTCTTTGACCAAATTTTTTTCTTCACTTAGAATTACTGGGCCAAGATTTAAATAATAAACTCTTTTGTAATTATACCAACCACCATTAAATTTCTGATTAAAAGGGTTATTATAAATAAGATATAGAGGATATCTCTTATACTTCATGAAGTCCCTCCTTTCTTAATAGTATTTACACATTACAATAATACTTATTTTATAGCCTTATCTGGCCATTAAAGACCCCTTAAAGAATACTGGCAAGAAATTAATAAAATCTTTTACTTTCCTGATATTCAAATACTTTCCTAAGAGTCTCACCAAAACGTTGGAAATGTACAATTTCTCTTTCACGGAGGAATTTGAGAGTATCCTTAACTCCCGGATCATCTGTCATTCTAATCAGATGTTCATAAGTAGCCCGGGCCTTCTGCTCAGCCGCCATATCCTCATGTAAGTCAGCAATAGGATCACCTTTAGCCTGAATATAGGCAGCTGTCCAGGCATTTCCGGATGCATCATGCGGAAAAAGAGCTTCCCCATGATTAACATAATGGGCTGCCAGTGGAGATTTTTTGATCTCCTCTTCACTCACACCACGTGTTAACTTAAAAATAAGGGTTGCAATAATTTCCCAGTGAGCAAATTCTTCCGTTCCAATATCAGTTAAGATCCCTTCTGCTTCCTTAATAGGCATATAATATCTCTGGTTCAGATACCGGACTCCAGCAGAGAGTTCTCCATCTGGCCCACCGTATTGCTCATATAAAATAAATGCCAATCGCAGGTCAGGACCATCAACATGAACCGGATATTGCAATTTCTTTTCATAAATCCACATATTCTTTCCCCCTTTAAAATTCTATTCTCCAGGGCCAGGGTTGATTCAACCAGGCCCACGGATAATCTGCCTGTGTAAAATGGGTAAGTGGTCCATATAATTCTTTAAGTTTCCTGACCAGCGGATATCTCATCCGGACATATCTATTATGCTGTATCAAAGCTCTTTGATCCATTGGATGAGTATCCAGATAAAGACTAAGCTCAAGTATAGTAAAATCAAGAGCCATCAGTTCTTTTAAGATATTTTTGGCTTCATCAGATAATTCGGGATATTCTTTATCCATTATATCCATGTAATTCTCATAATCTTCACATTCTTTCTCATGTTTATCTTTATAATACTCCTCAATACCTGCACACTCCTCATAATCACCCATTTCATGCTTTTCTTCATAATCATCATAATACATTTCAGGCATATGAGACATGTAAGGCATATGCATATACGGCATATAAGGCATTTTTTCCATCTCATACATTAACATGCACGGCATAGGCATGTGTGGCATATAATAGGGATATAATCCCATTTCCATATCATATTCTTCATTGTATATCTCTTTATCATGTTTGTAATCATCATAATGATCGTAGTTATGACCATTCCTCATATAGAAATCCTCCTTTCAGTATCTCTCAATCTTTACAGTGTTCCTCCATCATAGGGCACGGAGGATAGGGACGGTACAATTCTGGAAAGATGGTTCCACGTTTAAGACCATCTTCCGGACTATATTGCTGAGTGTACATTTGAATCGGTACATAAGCTCTGGCCAGTTCATATTCAGGACCCATCTTAGGGTAATCCATAGTCCCCATAATAGACAGTTTCTTTTGATGACGTTTACTCATACTATTGAAATACCTCCTTGTGGATATCATGGTAATAACATCATATTCTTTTATTCATAAAGAGGTTCATAAATAATAAAAAAAAGGGAAGGATTTAATTTAAAAATCCTTCCCTCAGGCTGTTGAAAAAGGGGAGGTGCACATAACTTGTTCCCACAGAGGAACACAAAAACTAAATATAATTTCTTCCGCTACCGGACGCTCCGCCATCCTGGCTGCGCGTCCTTAAAAGTCAAAGCTTCCACCCTACTGGATTTAAGCCTTGACTTATACGCTTCAGAAATTATATTTAGTTTTTCTGGCAGCGCACGGGCAAGTCTTTAAAAAAGAAAGGTTTGCCAACAAGCTCCCCTAAAAAATATGGTTTTACTGCAAAAAGCTAATTTTTCGAATCATCTAAAGCTCGATTTCCGCCGAAATAAGGCTTCCTAATCAAAGGGCCCTCCTGGCCTTTGATTAGTTCATCACATCCTTTAATGAGGCCTTATTTCGTCGGAAATCTCGCTAAGATGATTTAGCGAAAAATTTCTATGTCGCTCAAAATTAGCTTTTTGCAGTTTAATCATTTATTCAAAGAAGAATCATTGTAAAGATTTTTGTTTATAAAGAAAGCTTCCCAAAGCTATAAGAGCAGTCAATACTCCTATAGTTGTACCAAGACCTATACTTTGTTGGAATCCTTCAGGAGCAACGATAATATAACTTACAGATACAGCAGTCATAAAGGTAGCGGGTATTGTAGCAATCCAGTGGAAACGTCCATTTTTCAACAGATATGCTGCACCGGCCCAGAGAGCCATCATAGCCAGAGTTTGATTAGACCAAGCGAAATATCTCCAGATGATGGAAAAATCCATTTGAGATAGTGTGACTCCGATAGCAAACAATGGGAAAGCCAGCTTCAAACGGCTTGAAACAGAACGTTGACTCATTTTTAACATATCAGCTAACTGAAGCCGAGCACTTCTAAAAGCAGTATCACCTGAACTGATTGGCAGTGCAATTACACCCAGCATTGCCAATATACCACCTACAAGTCCCAGCATACTTCCGGTAATTTCATTAACTACACCAGCAGGACCTCCATTTGCTAAAGCTTCCTGTAAACCACCAGTACCACCAAAGAAGGTCATAGCTGCTGCAGCCCAGATCAAAGCTACAATACCTTCAGCAATCATTGCGCCATAGAAAATTCTTCTACCATATTTCTCATTGGTTGCACATCTGGCCATCATTGGGGACTGGGTAGCATGGAAACCGCTAATTGCACCGCAAGCAATAGTTACAAAAAGCATCGGCCAGATTGATAATCCTTTAGGATGCAGATTAGCAAAAACAAGTTCTGGAATATCAAAATCACCAAAGATTAATCCTCCACCTACACCTATAGCCATAATTATCAGAGAAGCTCCGAAAAGTGGATACAACCGACCAATAATTTTATCCACAGGAAGAATAGTAGCCAGAAAATAGTAGAAAATAATGATTACTAACCAGACATTGGTAGAGAGTGAAGTTAAATTAGCCAGCAACTTAGCAGGGCCAGTCATAAATACAGTACCAACTAAAATCAGCAAAATCAGTGAAAATATACGCATTACTTGACGTGCATTATTGCCCAGATAATCTCCAATAATCTCCGAAATAGTTGCACCTTTATGACGCATGGAAATCATACCAGACAGATAGTCATGAACGGCACCTGCAAAAATAGCTCCAAAGACAATCCATAGAAAAGCTACAGGTCCCCACAAAGCACCGGCAATGGCACCAAAAATGGGACCAAGACCAGCAATATTCAGGAATTGGATCAAGAAAATCTTATACCACGGCATTGGTACAAAGTCCACACCGTCTTCCAATTCCTTTGCAGGGGTAATTCTCTTCTCGTCAGCTCCAAAAACCCGTTCTACAACAGTACCATAAATAAAATAGCCCACAATGAGTAAGATAATAGCTCCAATGAAAGTGATCATTAATGTTACCTCCTTTAAAGTTTTTGGATCAAACGAAATCTTTTATTGAACAAATTCATTATAAAAGAAGGTATCACAGGTCACAATAAAAAAGGGCCAAAATGCAACTTATCCAATCCCAGTTGCAATATGGCCCTGTTAATTGTACTAGAGTTTAAAAATTTCGCAAAGTTCTTTAATATAGGTCCGGCTTACAGGAACCTCACTTTTAGTCGGATCATCCATAATCAAAAGATATTTTCCTTTAAACCAGGGAATTACTTCAGCCACCCGGTTTAAATTAACAAGAAAGCTTCTATGGCTGCGGAAAAAGCCATAATCTTTTAGGTTTCTCTCTAGTTCGGTAAGATTTGCATTTACAGTATAAGAACCCTTTTTGGTCTTTGCTACTACGCCTTCTTCGCCTGTAGAGAAATATAAAATTTCTTCAATAGGGAGCATTTTATACCTCCCTTTATAATTCACCGGAACTTTTTTCACACCCTGAAGAGGAGCTTCTGCTTGTCTTTTATTAAAGTTATTAACCAACCGCTCTATAGTAGTCTTAAGTCTTTCCTCTGAAATCGGCTTTAAAAGATAATCAAGAGCCTCTACCTCAAAAGCCTGAAGAGCAAACTCGTCATAAGCGGTAGTAAATACAATACTGGGCTGAATCAAATCACGCATTTTATAAAGCTTATTAGCAAGTTCTAGACCATCCATCACAGGCATCTCAATATCTATAAAAACCAGATCAGGCCTTTTTTCTAAAATCACTTCTAACCCTTGTTGACCATGTTCGGCAGTTCCTACTATCTCTATTTCAGGAAATTGTTCTAAAAGAAACATAAGTTCTTCCCTTGCAGGTTTCTCATCTTCAACAATGACAGTTCTAATTTTCATATCTTTACCTTTCATAACCTACTTTCCCTTCCTTGCAAACTCTTTAAGCTGTTCTTTCCAAATCCTTTTTCGGGATAACAAAAGAGAGCAAGGTCCCGACTCCGACCTGACTTTCCACTTTTATTCTTGATTTCTGGCCAAAAATATTAATCAAACGTTGATTAACATTGGAAAGACCAATACCCATATTATTGCCATGCCCTGGATTGAGTATCTTATCAATCTGTTCAGCTTCAATTCCCACTCCATTATCTTTAACTTTAATTTCTACTCCTGCATCTATTTCCCGGGCTTTAATCTCTATTTTTCCCGTTTCAGCCAATCTGGATACTCCATGCCGGATAGCATTTTCTACCAGAGGCTGAAGAGAAAGACGGGGAATTTTTATATCTAAAAGTTCTGATGGAACATCAATGATTAATTGAATTCTATCCCCAAAACGAGCTTTTTCAATGGACATATAATCCTGAACCAGTTTCAGTTCATCTTTCAATGTGCAGAGATAACCTTGACTTTGCAGAGTATAGCGAAAAACTTCTGAAAGCTTTAAAAGGAGTCTTCTAGCTATCATAGGTTGAGTACGGCAATATGATACAATTGTATTGATGGCATTAAAGAGAAAATGTGGATTAATCTGGTTCTGGAGTGCTTTCAATTCGGCCTGAATAGTCAGTTGAGCCTGTTCAGTAAGTCGGGCAATCTCCATTTGATTGGAGAGAAGGCTACTAATTCCACGAGCCAGTTCAATATCCGCTGCTGAAATAGTTTTCCCCTTAGTCCGATATAGTTTCAACACACCAGATATCTGATCCCGATTACGTAAAGGTACAACCACTGCTGAACTAAGAGGACATTTATCTTCATTACAACCAATCTCTTCTTTACTTAGAACAACCACCATCTCACCACCCTCTAAAGTACGTTTAGTAACCCGGGTCAAAACTTCACCATGTGGCAAATGGTGGTCTGAACCTTCACCTTTAAAAGCTAAAATTTGCTCATTATCTGTAATGGCTACAGCATCAACATCTGTTTCGTTATAGATAATTTCCACCACTCTAGCAGCCGATTCAAAGTCCAATCCCTTTCTTAAATATGGCAAAGTCTGATTGGCAATATTTAAAGCTTTCCTGGCTTGAAGAGCTTTAACATGATCTATCTCTTCCCGCGCATTTTCCAAAATATTAACAAAAATACCTACTCCCAACACATTACTTAATGTCATAGGGATGGTAATTATCTTCACCAGATCAATTGCTTGAGAGTAAGGACGACTGAGTAGTACAACAAGAGCCATTTCTATAAGCAGTGCCACACAGGTTACAGCCATAGCACCAAAAGTAGTAGGCTCTTTTTCTTTACGATACTTATGATATAATCCACCTATAAATCCGGAAGAAACAACTCCCACACCACAAGCAAAAGCAGTAAAACCTCCAAGTGTCCAACGATGAAAACCAGATACAATTCCAACTATAATTCCTACAATAGGACCACCGTAAATACCTCCAACTATGGCCCCAATTGAGCGAATATTAGCTAAAGCACCGAGAATATGAATACTTAAAAAAGTCCCAGCAATAGAGAGAGGAATACAAAATAGGATTAGATATATTTTTGAACTTCGGGTCTGGCGATTGATAATATGATCAAAGGTATAATTCCTGCTCAATATATAGGCAAAAGTAACAATAACACTCATGTTTTTTATTAGAGAAAAAAGAATATTATCTTTTATCATAATAATCACCCCTTTGTTATAGCTTATCATAAATACCTCATATTTGCAATCATAATCAATTTGAGAGAAAAAATCTTTATAGACCATAATAATTTACAGATTTAATGGCTACATTATGATAAAAAGGGGGGATTTACAGTGAATAAGATACTTCTCAGTATTCTAATCACAATTCTAATAGGTTTTGCTCTTTTATTTTATAACATATACTTCGACTGGAGTATTGGGATCTCCAAAACTTTTAATTTTTCAATTCTAATCATTACTTTTGGATTTTTTATTCTCATCCTTTATGGAATACTAAAATATCAGAATTGACTACGATGTAGTTTTAAACAAACGAATCCTGGATTCAACTTTAACCCGAAAAGTAATATTTTTAAATTCATCATACCAATCAATTTTAGCAAAATACTTTGGATATCTGGCTCTCATAATCTTTCCAATCCCAATGGGATCTACTTTAAATTCATGCTGTAATTTTTTGAGTAAAAGATAAGTCTGGTTTTCCAGATAATCATTTAATTTATTTTCTAATTCTGAGACTTTCTTCTTATCTTCTGAAATATTAATTGTAAAGGGTGCTTCTATAAGATCACAATTTATTTTAATCTTTATCGAAGTAGTTATTTTACCCTTCACCAACTTAGGTTTTATTTCTGTTTTTTCCAATCGAACAAAATACGAAACTTTATCATCAGGAAGAGTTATACAGCCTATCGAATTAACACTCTGAATCATTAATAATACCTGAGTTAAATTTTCATCTAATATACCGACCATTTTATCATTTCGAAAAAGTACAACACCCACCAGACTAAAATCTTTATCCCCACCCCGGATATAAGGCAAATAGGGATCAATTCCTTTTGTTAAAATCCTAACATAAAATTCAAATAAAGTCTGATCCGGAATCTGAAATGATACTGAACTATTATTGGTGATAATATCGCGTAATACCTTACCAAATTGATTATCTTTGCTAATTTCACTTTTGTAAAGATCATCTAACTTATTTTGAACCACCGCTAAAATTACAGTACCCGGGACAATAGGGTCACGCCAAAAATAATTTAGATATGGTTTTAAACCTCTTCTGGATAGATTTTCATCGAAAAAAAGTGCTGCAAGTTGAGCATGTACAATCTTCCCATTTACTCTTCTTTCAAAGTTATTAATTCCCTCCTGAACTGTACTTGCTAATGTTACAATTGAAATCCTTTTTAACTTTTCAGGACTAATAGAACTATATTCTATAAAAAATCTAAATTTATTAAGGTCATCAGGTAAACTGGTAAAACCATACGAAACGGGTAAAACCGAATTTTCAATTTCAACTAAATCCCAACACCCTGAAAGCAAAAGACATCCTAATATTATAATAATAAAAATTTTTCTCTTCATCATTATCACTAACCCTCCTGAAATCCTCTTATTCTAGCAATTATCAATAATATTAGTGGAATAAAAAATCCAAAAATGACCGAAAAAATTCCAGCATATTGGGATAATTCAAAAATTTCTATTAAGTTTTTCGGTATTTGGGTAATAACATATATAACCGGTATAAGAAACAGGTTTAATTTTCTCTTATCTTTAACCGGTATTTTCTGTTGCAAGCCAAAAACTAATAGATAATATAGACCAGAAACTGTAGTAAAAGCAAAAATGACCCATAATAAAACAAATGTAAATTCCAATCTACCTAAAAAGGGGACCCTAATTACTTTTGAAAGATTAATAGTAGGCCAAATAACTTCAGCAATAACATCTTCTCCATAGTATCCCAAATTTATAATTACAATATAGACATAAAGTAAAACAACCATTGCTACACTAAGATAGGCGAATTTCTGTATATTTTTTTTTTCTTTAACCAGTGGATACATAACTAAAAAGCTTTCCAGACCTGCCAGACTGAAAAGAGAAACCTGGGTACCCTTCAATAGTTTTGAAAATTCTATTTCAAAAAATAAATTATACCTATCAATTCTAAAAATAATAGGTAACAAAACTCCAAAACCCAGACTTAATAGAAAAAAAAGATGTTCAAAAACTCTACCAATGTTTTTTAACTGTTTTTCTGCTAGATAACCTACAACTACTAACATGCTAAAAAGTAAAACCGGAATTGGAGTCTTTGGGAGCAAAAAAGAATTTAATATAGCTGCAAACTGACTCAATATTAAACTAATGATAAATAAAAGATAAACAAAATATAGAAAGACAATTATTTTTCCCAAAATCTTACCAACAATAATTTCTACATAATTAAAAACCAGCTGATCTGGAAATATTCTGGCCAACTTACCCATAATATAAATAGCACCTATCCAGAATATTCCAGCCAAAAGAACAGTAATCCATCCTCCTCTCCCACCTTCAGTTACTATACTACGAGCAATACTTAAAAACCCCACTCCTACAGCGATATGAATCAAAATAAATGTCATCTGACGGCCTGTAATAAGATTTTCTCTTATATCAATTTCCTTCATCTTTCTCACCTCCATATTTAAATCTATCATTATCATGATGCGGTATAGATCTGGGTCTTTTTCTCAGATATTGATAAGGTGCTCTAATCAAAACATCTTTAAGATCCTTAAAATTTAACGGTGCTAAGGGAGTAAAATAGGGTACATCAAAAGATTCCAGGCTGGTTAAGTGAATTATAATAAACAAATAGCCCAGAATAACACCATATAGGCTAAGAATTGAAGCCAATATCATCATAAAAAATCGAAATAAACGTAAAGGTACGCCTATAGAACTGATAGGTACAGTAAAGGAAGCTATAGCTGTAACGGCTACCACAATTACCATAGGGGCGCTGACAAGATTTGCCCTGACTGCTGCTTCACCGATAACCAACCCGCCGACAATACTTATAGTCTGTCCGATTGGCCCTGGAAGTCTCGCTCCTGCTTCTCGAATTACCTCCAAAAGCCCCTCCATCAAAAATGCTTCAATAAAAGAGGGAAAAGGAACCTTACTTCTGGCAATAGCAAGAGGTATAATCAGGTCAATTGGTAAAAGCTCAGGATGAAATGTTACCAGAGAAATATAAATGGCCGGTAAAAATATTGCAAATATAGCTGATAATATTCTTATAAAACGTACAAAAGTGGCAACAAAGGGTTTATCATAATAATCTTCAGGAGATTGAAAAAAGTGCATCAACAATGCAGGAACCAGATAAACATAAGGAGTATGTTCCAACATCAATGCAATCTGTCCCTCCATTAAACCAGCTGAAATCTTATCCGGTCTCTCTGTCTTTAATAACTGGGGGAATGGTGTTAAATGATTATCTGAAATAAAATCTTCTAAAATTCCTATATCCAATACCAGATCAATATCAATCTGATCTAGCCTTTCTTCCACTTTATACAACAATTCTTGATTGATAATATCATCTATATAGAGAAGGGCCAGTTTAGCTTTTCCGCGCCTACCAATTGTTTTATATTTAACTTTTAAATGGGGATCACGAATCCTTTTGCGAATCATTGAGATATTGGTCTGAAGATTTTCTACAAATGCCTCCTGGGGGCCATAAGTTGTGATTTCATTAGTTGCAGGAGCGACACTTCTTTCTTGCCATCCTTTGATATCTAAAATAAAAGCTCTGGGTAC from the Anoxybacter fermentans genome contains:
- a CDS encoding LytR/AlgR family response regulator transcription factor, producing MKGKDMKIRTVIVEDEKPAREELMFLLEQFPEIEIVGTAEHGQQGLEVILEKRPDLVFIDIEMPVMDGLELANKLYKMRDLIQPSIVFTTAYDEFALQAFEVEALDYLLKPISEERLKTTIERLVNNFNKRQAEAPLQGVKKVPVNYKGRYKMLPIEEILYFSTGEEGVVAKTKKGSYTVNANLTELERNLKDYGFFRSHRSFLVNLNRVAEVIPWFKGKYLLIMDDPTKSEVPVSRTYIKELCEIFKL
- a CDS encoding spore coat associated protein CotJA encodes the protein MGTMDYPKMGPEYELARAYVPIQMYTQQYSPEDGLKRGTIFPELYRPYPPCPMMEEHCKD
- a CDS encoding Ger(x)C family spore germination protein, whose protein sequence is MMKRKIFIIIILGCLLLSGCWDLVEIENSVLPVSYGFTSLPDDLNKFRFFIEYSSISPEKLKRISIVTLASTVQEGINNFERRVNGKIVHAQLAALFFDENLSRRGLKPYLNYFWRDPIVPGTVILAVVQNKLDDLYKSEISKDNQFGKVLRDIITNNSSVSFQIPDQTLFEFYVRILTKGIDPYLPYIRGGDKDFSLVGVVLFRNDKMVGILDENLTQVLLMIQSVNSIGCITLPDDKVSYFVRLEKTEIKPKLVKGKITTSIKIKINCDLIEAPFTINISEDKKKVSELENKLNDYLENQTYLLLKKLQHEFKVDPIGIGKIMRARYPKYFAKIDWYDEFKNITFRVKVESRIRLFKTTS
- a CDS encoding spore germination protein, yielding MWDKLKNLFKKNNQSSKSIRKEIIEKKFSSDYYKNIKKLKKIFDGSQDIKFREFFIKENRATLIFVEPLVEKELINESILRPLMFMDGDYCEEKIDQVILKDLASKFLSISIVDETDSFKKIMDSILEGNGVLLVEKVPRAFILDIKGWQERSVAPATNEITTYGPQEAFVENLQTNISMIRKRIRDPHLKVKYKTIGRRGKAKLALLYIDDIINQELLYKVEERLDQIDIDLVLDIGILEDFISDNHLTPFPQLLKTERPDKISAGLMEGQIALMLEHTPYVYLVPALLMHFFQSPEDYYDKPFVATFVRFIRILSAIFAIFLPAIYISLVTFHPELLPIDLIIPLAIARSKVPFPSFIEAFLMEGLLEVIREAGARLPGPIGQTISIVGGLVIGEAAVRANLVSAPMVIVVAVTAIASFTVPISSIGVPLRLFRFFMMILASILSLYGVILGYLFIIIHLTSLESFDVPYFTPLAPLNFKDLKDVLIRAPYQYLRKRPRSIPHHDNDRFKYGGEKDEGN
- a CDS encoding manganese catalase family protein, giving the protein MWIYEKKLQYPVHVDGPDLRLAFILYEQYGGPDGELSAGVRYLNQRYYMPIKEAEGILTDIGTEEFAHWEIIATLIFKLTRGVSEEEIKKSPLAAHYVNHGEALFPHDASGNAWTAAYIQAKGDPIADLHEDMAAEQKARATYEHLIRMTDDPGVKDTLKFLREREIVHFQRFGETLRKVFEYQESKRFY
- a CDS encoding GerAB/ArcD/ProY family transporter is translated as MKEIDIRENLITGRQMTFILIHIAVGVGFLSIARSIVTEGGRGGWITVLLAGIFWIGAIYIMGKLARIFPDQLVFNYVEIIVGKILGKIIVFLYFVYLLFIISLILSQFAAILNSFLLPKTPIPVLLFSMLVVVGYLAEKQLKNIGRVFEHLFFLLSLGFGVLLPIIFRIDRYNLFFEIEFSKLLKGTQVSLFSLAGLESFLVMYPLVKEKKNIQKFAYLSVAMVVLLYVYIVIINLGYYGEDVIAEVIWPTINLSKVIRVPFLGRLEFTFVLLWVIFAFTTVSGLYYLLVFGLQQKIPVKDKRKLNLFLIPVIYVITQIPKNLIEIFELSQYAGIFSVIFGFFIPLILLIIARIRGFQEG
- a CDS encoding spore coat protein CotJB; this encodes MRNGHNYDHYDDYKHDKEIYNEEYDMEMGLYPYYMPHMPMPCMLMYEMEKMPYMPYMHMPYMSHMPEMYYDDYEEKHEMGDYEECAGIEEYYKDKHEKECEDYENYMDIMDKEYPELSDEAKNILKELMALDFTILELSLYLDTHPMDQRALIQHNRYVRMRYPLVRKLKELYGPLTHFTQADYPWAWLNQPWPWRIEF
- a CDS encoding DUF7482 domain-containing protein, producing MKYKRYPLYLIYNNPFNQKFNGGWYNYKRVYYLNLGPVILSEEKNLVKDIYQFIYGFDDEGNPIRVKGQDNVIDVVPIDEDYTPLWKVVYVIVPKNFIPQSIRSVKQIMESDYKIKKTDIIINCPVL
- a CDS encoding sensor histidine kinase; its protein translation is MIKDNILFSLIKNMSVIVTFAYILSRNYTFDHIINRQTRSSKIYLILFCIPLSIAGTFLSIHILGALANIRSIGAIVGGIYGGPIVGIIVGIVSGFHRWTLGGFTAFACGVGVVSSGFIGGLYHKYRKEKEPTTFGAMAVTCVALLIEMALVVLLSRPYSQAIDLVKIITIPMTLSNVLGVGIFVNILENAREEIDHVKALQARKALNIANQTLPYLRKGLDFESAARVVEIIYNETDVDAVAITDNEQILAFKGEGSDHHLPHGEVLTRVTKRTLEGGEMVVVLSKEEIGCNEDKCPLSSAVVVPLRNRDQISGVLKLYRTKGKTISAADIELARGISSLLSNQMEIARLTEQAQLTIQAELKALQNQINPHFLFNAINTIVSYCRTQPMIARRLLLKLSEVFRYTLQSQGYLCTLKDELKLVQDYMSIEKARFGDRIQLIIDVPSELLDIKIPRLSLQPLVENAIRHGVSRLAETGKIEIKAREIDAGVEIKVKDNGVGIEAEQIDKILNPGHGNNMGIGLSNVNQRLINIFGQKSRIKVESQVGVGTLLSFVIPKKDLERTA
- a CDS encoding carbon starvation protein A; this translates as MITFIGAIILLIVGYFIYGTVVERVFGADEKRITPAKELEDGVDFVPMPWYKIFLIQFLNIAGLGPIFGAIAGALWGPVAFLWIVFGAIFAGAVHDYLSGMISMRHKGATISEIIGDYLGNNARQVMRIFSLILLILVGTVFMTGPAKLLANLTSLSTNVWLVIIIFYYFLATILPVDKIIGRLYPLFGASLIIMAIGVGGGLIFGDFDIPELVFANLHPKGLSIWPMLFVTIACGAISGFHATQSPMMARCATNEKYGRRIFYGAMIAEGIVALIWAAAAMTFFGGTGGLQEALANGGPAGVVNEITGSMLGLVGGILAMLGVIALPISSGDTAFRSARLQLADMLKMSQRSVSSRLKLAFPLFAIGVTLSQMDFSIIWRYFAWSNQTLAMMALWAGAAYLLKNGRFHWIATIPATFMTAVSVSYIIVAPEGFQQSIGLGTTIGVLTALIALGSFLYKQKSLQ